The genome window ctgataaaataaatataatattagaaaATATTGTAGTTGAACTATTTGTGAATTTATATAAAGTCAAACAAATACCCATATGCCATATGGATATCAAATGTTAGTTAAGTGATTACTTTGGCAAATTTAGAAAGAAATGACTTTAAAAACATTAGATCCCCACAACCAACAAGCTCAAACCACAAGTTAACGTATGCACTTAGTTTTAAAAAGCGTGAGGCGTTTAGGTCTCCAAAGCAAGCACTGTACATAGCTCTATATACAACCAAATACGCTTTATGTACAACCAAACACAGCTGAGACACTTTAAGTCCATAATATAAAATGAGCGGGTCAAACAGGCTTTTAAACATAAAATGTTAGGTATCATTGAGTTTAATCTGTAGGAAGGTTTACCTTGCTGCATCAGAAGTTTAATACGTTCCCTTGTGCGTTCGACTTTTTCTTCTAATTTTATAAACTCGTCAATAACTACTCTATGCTCACTCATCAACTGACTCATACATTCCAACTCGTCTCCATGCAACGGTATCTGCTTTCGGATTCTCCAAAAATCAACTAATCCCTCCAACTGAAGCCCGTTTACAAGCTCTTCAATTCTATACAACTTGTTGCACATTTGTTTTAAATCTTCTTTCATACCCTCGAAATATTCAATCAAATTTTCATACCTGTTCATGTGTTTTCTCAAATTTTCTTCAACCCCCAATTTCGTTAAATCTTCAATAGCACGGCTGAGATTTGGTGGTGTTGAAGATCCAATATTGAGGCCAATTTCCTCAACTCTAGATTTTATTCCTCCGAATTCGTTACGAGTCAATTTTAAAGCTTTATGTGAAAGCACCGGACcgatgacgaacatcaacattgcacttgattccaGACATGAAGAACAATCATAAACATAAAAGATAGAAcgatgtagaagatgaatctctttattaACGAATAAGTCATCACAGACTACAAACTGAAAGAGTAGACATCATCTACAAgttggtttagatcacaaagatctaaactgagctttctctcactaacacatagtcactctttctctctctctagaaatgtGCACACACTGTCGAGGAATAGCTAGGGTTTGTGAGAGGTTGCACAAAGCTGATCACCCAGATCCATTCTCACTAAGATGAATGAATGTTATGGATAGATGCCCAATTCTAACCTCTACAcccatatatataggctagggcaAAACCCTAAATTCTGAGCATCCATGTCCAAAAGTTCGGACAACACAGTACATAACTTTATCCGAATTTATCAACACATAAGTTCGGACCCATTAGACTCACTTCCATCCGAATTTAATCAATAATGTTGACTTGGGCTTTGACTTTCTTACACAGAACTGATAAAGCACAGTTACCAGCAGGAGttgcacttacagactcccccttaactcTTGCTATCAGTTCTGTTTGGCATCAATAATCTTCGGTCACCGGATACTGCGCTTATAGGATTAATCTCACAAGTTACGGATTTATCCACTGGcccatttatttattaatttaaactaaaatagttatatttatacaATCTGAAAAGAGAATGTCGGTGCGATACCGGAACAAGTTCGAGCTGGGTCGAGCTCAGGCTTTGGGTTTTACGcgcgagccgagcttgagcttaaATAAATAGGCTCGAACCAAGCCGATCTCGAGCTTGGTGTCACGGAGTTAGTTCTTCAACTAGCATGCGACCTTAGATCACCATCTAAGTAAGCCTTATCGTCTTAGTTTCATTGGGTTTTGGTTAGGGGTGTGCAACAAACCGATTTAACTGACTCATAACCTAATTAACcaacaaaaccgaaccgaaaaatcgaaccaaataaaaaaccggtgggtcggttatgtttatcaatgtttccatacccaccataatcGAACTGAACTGGCATGTAGTAAAATCTTTGTTTGATTTAGGACATTTCACcgttttttttatatttgatgtttttggttGAACGGTTTTAGTATTTACGGTTTATTTCTTATcctttggttgaatgtttatttgaatttatggacTGTGTCATATCACTTTTTTGAATATTAGGTAATAAACGTTAtcaatatataaattatatgtattttttaatacgatgtaatatactaatatatataaatatgtaaTAACAATTTATCTAGTGTTAAAAAAAGTTTGAGCTATTTTTTAACTAGGCCTAAATTAACGGTTAACCACTAATAACCGATCCACTATAACCTTCAAAACCAATTAACCAAAACTGCCATAActgatcggttatggttatggttattcaTTAACCGACATCACGATTATGGTTTTGATTTTGGGCCAAACCGACTAAACCCACCCATACACACCCCTAGTTTTGGTTATGGAAGCCTAGGAAGGGAACGTTGAATCGCAAGTGGGTCGTTTGTAATACTTGAACACAAGTATACAAGTGAAAAGCTTTATATTGCACATAGGAGGGTTACAAGAGAGAGTTGTGTTTACAAGTTGCTAGGGATGTCTCAAATGAGACCCCAACATCCCTATTTATACTAGTTGCAAGCCTATCTAGAATGTTCTAGAACACTCTTTACAAAAGATCTAGCATAGTTTCTAGAGAATTCTTTACAAATATCATGATATTATTAAACTCTAGAGGGTTCTTGTGGCAGATTTTTATGCAGCCATTTCCAACATTTTCTAGGCCATTCTTGGCTTGAAATTAGTCTTTCTAATGCCCCTAAGTTTCTAGAAAAAATATGAGTTGTTTCGAAGTTATCCATGCAGCTTTCGTAGGTTGTAGCGACAATACGGCTGCGAAAAGTTCTAGAATGCTGaatttttttgtgctgaattcaTGTGGGGTGCGACATTGATCTTCATAAAAACATGATAAGCCAAGCTCGAGCCTAGTCGGGCTCAGGCTCGGCctggcttgtttacacccctagtttTGCTGATGCACAACTTAATAAACGATGTGCAGCGGGCTTGACCATGATAGATTTACTTGTTAAAAGTTGTTAAAGCTCTTATATCCTAGCTTGTTAAAAGTAGACGAATATTTTGTCAAGGTAAGTTGTATTCTCAGATATTGAGCTTCTTGTTTGCTCTGTTGAAAGGGGCAATTTTGGCTATTTCAGAATGATTTATGAATGGGTTAAtccgggtttttttttttttataacgaGCAATCTGGGTCATAATGTATatcctaaaacgcaatgggtAAAATGGGCCTAAATATTTGCTTTTGGTGAAATGGTAAATCCTTGCCTTCCATTCAAGACGAACCGGGTCACCCGTATTCGCcattcacctggatgccgcagaaaataatggggagagtgggagtcgaacctgggtAACAAGGAACACCAAGTTTTTCTCAAacactccaccactacctcattggcttatttattatattagtattaatgattctttttaaaatttaatagattttttaaagtttataaatataaaataataataaaacgtGTGTGTCACGTGTTAAATAACGTCACCCTTTCACGCTCCGTCTCACTTCTGTTTTTGAACCACACCAATTTCTGATACGTGTTGACGTAGCGTCCACATGTCGCACAACGCAAAAAATCGCTACACCGTATAGTGTTAAACGAACAAGAGTATCTAATTCCAACTTTTGGACATATATATAATGGCACCTAGccaaaacaaaaaaagaaaaaaaaaagttgaaaacgATTTTGAACCACCAATGTACCATTCATCAGGAATCAAGTTGAAAACGATTTTGAACCACCAATGTACCATTCATCAGGAATCAAAGAATCTAGATGGAATCATATAAACAATTCACTATAAAACCTATTAAATAATATAAcataaaaacaaaattatttgCAAGTAAATTATTATATACTTCCAATTAAAAAATTGAATTCTGTATATCGACAAAACATCATGGCGTGAGAAGGTGCCAAGAAGAACCAATCAAGCAAACGCCAATAATTGAATATAACTCGCGACTCGTGACTCATGACTCATCAAGAACCGGCCGGTCCGGTTTTATATAACAAATTATTTTTTAAGAAACCCGGTCTGATTTTATCTTTCCATATACGATTACTGGGCCCCACTTCACTTTCTCTCACCCTAACTTCCACCACCACCAGTTGTTCCGTCAACCGTTTTAACTCTACAACCATTGCGAAATTACATTTATACCCTCCAACAACCTTCACACACCACTGCTTCCGTACAACCACCGTCAACCCCTCCCcctccgccaccgccaccaccgtctCAACTATCTTCTCCGGCGACTCCTCCGACAGAAACCGCTCACCGTCCTCTTGCTCATCAAACAATCCAGACAGCTTATAACCGGAAGAAAACGAAATTATATCAAACGCATTCATTATTTTCAAATTATCTCCGCCGGAGGATAATTCCGATCCTTCGGATGATGAATCGTTAGCATCGGCAACGGCAACggcatcatcatcgtcatcgtcGTCTTTCAATTCGAAGTAATCGTGATGAAATTTGACCTCCGTGTAACCGATTCTGAACCACGGATCGTTAATGATTTCATCTACGGTTATTCGCGTTTTCGGATTTGTGTCCAACAGCCGAAACAGCAGCCGTTTCAAATCCGGCGAGGTCCACCGCGGCACGCGAAACTCGCCGGAGCAAATCTTCTTATACATCACCATGAGATTTGGATCGTTGAACGGAAGATAACCGGAATTCAACACGAACAGAATGATTCCGCATGACCAGATGTCCACCTTAGCTCCGTCGTAACCGTTTTTCAATAATATCTCCGGTGCCACGTAAGCAGGCGTTCCACACAGCGTGTGTAAGAGTCCGTCGGGTCGGATCTGCTCCGTGACAGCAGATAATCCGAAATCGGTAACTTTTAAATTCCAGTTTTCATCCAAGAGTAAGTTTTCTGGCTTCAAATCCCGGTGGAAAATTCCGCGTGAGTGACAATAACCAACGGCTGAGATCAACTGTTGGAAATATCTACGGCTGAGATCTTCGCTGAACCGTGATTTCGCCACTTTGTTAAACAACTCGCCGCCTTTAGCGaattctaaaacaaaaaataTCTTTTTTTTGTTGGCTAAAACTTCTAACAGGCGCACGATATTCGGGTGGCGCAAACGGCGCATGATAGAAATCTCCCTCTTAACATTCGCTGCGAGTCCGCCTTTAATAATTCTTTGTTTGTTGATAGCTTTAATTGCAACGCTTTGTTCTGTGTGTACATCACGCGCGTGATAGACTTTAGCAAACGCGCCGTAGCCCAGGAGGCGGCCGACCTCGTACTTTCCGAAGAGGGTTTTTTCCGACGTGGATTCGTCGCCGGCGTATTGGATTTCCGGCATTAGGTAACATGAAAAGGGTGATGGATCTGAGAGATgatgagagagagggagagagtatAGAAggttatataataaataaaaataaataaagggAACATGTTTGGATGTTGAGAGTTGGGTATTTATTGGGTTACTTACTTTTCAAGAAAAAGTATTAACTCTACTTATCAACATGATAAGGGTACACAATTTGTGTGCTTGGTCTGGTGGTATACATAGCAGGCAGCGTAACGCTTTGGTGATATTTGAATCTTTAGATGTGTTGGACACGGTTGCGTAAAGCAAAATACATGTGAGACTATATGTCACATGTTTTTCAATGGATTTTTTTTACCTTTGAAAGTATTTGTTATAATCCAAACTTTCTACATTATTGAATAGCAAATATAATTGGTTAAACTTATCAAGTTGAGATAGAGACATGTTATATGTGAGATATAATCTGGTTTTCACAATCACCAAATGTTTTAAGTCCAAACAAtgaaatcattttttttataatatatctCATAGTTGAGATAAATGTGTCGTATCTTTTCAATTTGTGTAGAACTAGATTTTAGCCagtgccgcgcgttgcggcggcaacGTCACGTCTGTAACTTCGTTACATGGGATACGATAATGACATTAACGTGTGATGCTCACACGTGATGTGACGCGTATTTTACTTTGTTATACATATTGCGTTAGTAACATTAACTTGGttagaaataaattaaaaaatatgtAAGAATTGCTCAATTTACTTCAAATATAATTGTTATGATTTATGACAAAGATGATATGTAAGAATTGCTCTAGTTTGGTAATGGTTGTAAAGTATTTTGATTAATgttgttttatttttctaaacaaaAGATTATGAGAATGTAAATGATTATTATTACACTTCATATAAATCATTATGAGAATATTAATGATTATTATTAGGCTTCATATAAATTACTAAATTACTGTATTATTACAATATATGAAGGTTGTCATATATTGAAGGTTAAAAAAGAAAGATTGTTAAAGGTTGAGGGTTAGTATGTATATGTATTAAAAGGTGAAGGTTTAAAGAGAAAGGTCCACATATATAAGGTTGTCATACATTGAAGGTTAAAAAAGAAAGGTTGTTAAAGATTGAGGGTTAGCATGTATATGTATTAAAAGGTGAAGGTTTAAAGAGAAAGGTCCACCGACCTTTATCTTTAAGATATAGATAATTGTGGGGTTTGCTGGTTACTCGTGCATCTCAATTGAGAGAGATTAATCAGTGAAAGAATGTTGTGCAATTTGGAGGAATGACCTGATTGGTCATTCCGGGTCAAACATTGACCTTTAATAAGTCATAAATAGGGAAGATATTCTCGTATATCTCCATACATATAAATCTCCGATAAAATAGGAGTTGCCTAACTGACTTCCCAAAATATGCGGAAACCCTAAAATCGCTCATAAGTTTAAATAGAGGGATCATCACGAAGGTAAGAGATATTGTTCTCTCAATTCATTCTACTTACTCTCAcaaagcagatacttattctcacgccgaatTGTGGTTACATGAATAACCCCGTTCCTGTAACGAGTTCTAacggtgttttgttttgcagACCAAGGATTAGATCACTTATCATCGGATCAACCAGCTCAGGGACGTGTTTAGGTACCGTTCttacattggcgccatccgtgggacctgCAAATACAAAAGAGCCTGTTACCACGATGAGTGCTCCGAACGAAGGTATTGCAATCTCTAGCACCGTGCTAACTTCTGTTGCTGAAGGAGGAGGCACAACGACGATGAATACTACTACGACAGTCTCGGCCCCCAGTGGTTACTAGGTCTTTAGTGCTCGAGTTTGATGTAGAATTACCTCCGGGTTATGAACAGGGGCCAGTGGACACAACGTCTTCAAGAGCTGGGTTCTCTCTCTTAGGACTAGGGATACGTTGTCTCCCGCTACAACAGCGGTAGCAACGACGATTTCAACCGCCTCAACACAGGGGGCACCTCTAAGTTCTGGTTCTCCCACGTTTACGCCGGCCTCAGGGACAAGGAATCACTACTATAGACCAACCCAGCCAGTTTACACGACTGCGGACGGGACGGCAGCACAGTATTTCTCACCAGGAGCCAATTTCCAGTTTTCCCCCGTTGTATTCAGCGGCCCTCACAACGGCGATTACCACACCACCTCACCAACCGGTGACGATGCTCAGGGCTGCTTTGAACACCCCAATCACCCCGGGGAATCAGGCCTAGGCCTATATCCCGCCATACTACTACATGCCACCATACGGGTACAAGCCTCCACCCATGTATGGAGTTACCCCTGAAGGAAACCAGATGACCCAGTGGGGATTTCAATACCCAAAACATATGTTTTGGCACGGGGGCTACAGTCCATACGCCATGTCTGGACAGAATACAATGCCTACACCTGATAGGAACACGGTTAATATGGGGGCAGCAGCCGAATTCTAGTCAAATGGGTCCTTCAGTACCGAGTCAAACAGTCACCCCTCAAAATTCTCAAGGTGCACCTGTAATAATACCGGTTGGCTCGGAAGACGATGAAGAACTGACCAGGACTTATAAGCCAGCAGAAATAATGTTCAGATCCAAGTTTTCGAGACGTATAGCGGAGGCCCTTATCAAAGAGAAACCAAAGATGCCACCTATTGTGGGAAAATATGACGGAACCAGTGATCATGATGATCAAATTAATTTGTTCAGAAGCGCAGAGGAAGTCGCCTTATGGCCAATGCCTCTGTGGTGCAAGATGTTCGTACAGACCCTGGTGGGGTCAGCACGGGTATGGTGGAATAGCCTCCCGGTTGGAAAAATTGACAGCTTTGAAGAGTTGGTGACAAAGTTCTCGCAACAATTTAGCCAACAACGAAGGCATACCAAAGGTAGAACCAAAGTTCTACACATACGCTGACGAGATAATGAGACGGTGGAAAACTTCTTGACAAGATTCAACAAGGAAAGCATCGCCATTTCTGGCCTAACCCAAGATTTGGCATGCGGCGCCTTCCTGCAAGGCGTGAATGATGATGAGCGCCTTAGAAAATTACATAACATGAATAACGTTCCAGACACCATCAAATAAATCATGAAGATTGCCAAAGTCTATGTGCGTCACAGTCACGCTGCGAACAAGAAAAAAGAATCGTACCGTGCGGCGGAGGAGTCTGACCGACGTGGTGGGAAGATCAAAAGTCAGAGTGGAAGGTTCTCCAGGGGATtcatactgagtcccaaggcagataTGACAGGCCTCGAAACACGGTGTCAAAGAGCGACTATTCTACGGGCGGAACGAAGACTGATTATCCCGTATTGAGCAAGACGCCCTTGGAGATCCTGGCATCCGAAAACCTCAAGCTCAACCCGCCCAAGCCCTTGAAGGACTCAGTTGGAAAGTACTCTTCCAAGTATTGTGAGTATCATAAAGGGCAGGGACATGACACTAATGACTGCTATCAATTAAAAAAGCAGATCGAATATTACGTCAAGTCAGGTAAGTTAGCACACCTGGTCAAAGACATCAAACAAGGTCCTACAGTAGTGAAGGACGAAGAGGGAAAGTCAAGCAAGAAACAACGAGAGATGAACATGGTTTACGTCTAGGATGTAAGAGGAACAAATAGAGGATTCGAAATCCTTGAACCATGGATGTCGGTCGACATCCGTGCTGGTCCTAGACAGCGGGATACCTGTGTAAGTACAGATCCGCTCGTAATCACTACGGCGGTAGGTGATTACCATATGAGAAGAATATTGATAGATACAGGAAGCTCAGAGGACATAATCTATGAGCACTGTTTCAATCGCATGCAAAGAGAGGACCGGGCGCTCCTCAAACCAATTCACGCCCCTATCAAGTGCTTTACGGGAGAAAAGGTGGACCCTATTCGACAAATCACGTTCCCAGTTACGTTTGGGGAGGCGCCATGCGAAAGGACAATAATTATACACTTCTTGGTAGTCAGGTCAGAATCACTATAACGTCATCATCGGACGTTACACACTGGGTAACCTCGATGCCATTGTTTCAACAGTGCGAGGGTTTATGAAGTTCCCGACCCCTGGGGGGTAGTAACAGCGTGTCGCGACCATATCGGCGAAGGAATGAACGCAAAGAGATGTCGGCAAGGGCCGACAGGAGTAATAGGACTAGAAAGATGGGTTTTGAACACCGACCACCCGGATCAGATGATCATCATTGGTGACACCCTGTCCCCAGAAACAAAGGAGAGCCTCAAGATGCTACTTCGCAAGAACATGGATATTTTCTCCTTCGAGCATGGGGACATAACCGGCATACCGCGTGATAGAGCCGAACACCGGTTATCCACCTTACCCGGAATCAAACCAATAGCTCAACGAAGGCATAGCATAGCCCCTAACAGGAAAGAGGCAATCGTAAAGGAGGTATTGAAATTGACAGAGGCGGGGAGCCGGCGATCTTTAGGGAAACAAATTACCATACCTGGGTAGCTAACTCGGTCATGGTCAAGAAAACAGATGGCACGTGGAGGATGTGAGTTGATTATACAGACTTGAACAAGGAGTGCCCCAAGGACACGTATTCACTACCTGAAATCGACTTTAAGGTTGATTCCCTAGTCCCCTATCGCTTCAAATGTATCCTTAATGCTTACAAGGGATATCACCAGATTCAAATGGCAAAGGAAGATGAAGAAAATACAACTTTCTTCACTGATGTCGGCATATCCTGCTACACAaaaatgccctttggtttgaggAACGCGGGGCAACTTACCAAAGGCTGATGGATAAAGCGCTTGCAAAACAGATTGGGTGTAATCTAGAGGTATATGTTGACGACCTCGTGACTAAAAACATGGAAGAGAAAAAAATGTTGTAAGACATTGAAAAAACCTTCCGAACGTTAAGAGAATACAACATCAAGCTAAACCCAAAGAAGTGCTCCTTTGGGGTCTTCCTTGGAATTATCGTCACACGCGATGGTTTCATGGCAAATCCTGAGAAAGTCATGGCCATCACCAATATTCCTTCGCCAAGCACCCTGAAGCAAGCTCAAACCTTGAATGGTAGGCTGGTGGCTataaacagattcttagccaaacACGCTGAAAGATCGTTGCCTTTTATAAAGACATTAAAAGATTGTTTGAATAAAAACAACTTTCGATGGACGGCGGAGGCCGAAGAGGGGATGCAAGAGATGAAGCATTTCCTTGCACACCTGCTAACTTTAACAGCCAATCAGCTAAACGAGATACTGAAGATGTACTTGGCAGCCGCCCACCAAGCAGTCAGCGCCGTATTAATGGCAGCACGTGGCGGAGTACAAACGTCGATTTACCACATTAGTAGAGTTCTCACGGACTCGGAGACGCGGTATCCTACACTAGAAAAGTTGGTGCTGGCCCTGGTTCATGCTTCTCGGCGACTCCGGAGATACTTACAGGGACATAAAATCCAAGTACTCACAAACTATTCACTATAGCAGGTATTAAACAAACCATGGATCTCGGGGCGGCTcgcaaaatgggcaattgaatTGAGAGCACTAGACATTGAATACCGTAAAAGAACGGTTGTAAAGGGGCATGTAGTGGCAGATTTCATCACCGAGATCCCAGAGGGGGAACAAATCCCATAAGCAAGTTGTGAGAAGCCAGAAACAAGCATTGCTAACGAAACATGGAAGTTATACACGGACGGATCCTCCAGTTGCAAGGGGCCAGAGCAGGTTTAATGCTTGTAAGTCTAGAGGGCGTTAAGTTAATGTACGCCTTGAAGTTTGAATTCGAGTGCTCCAAAAATGAGTCAGAATATGAAGCGTTGTTAGCAGGGTTGCGCATGGCGCACGCCATGGGGGCTACCCGAGTGGACGCGTATGTGGATTCGTTATTGGTTAACGACCAGATTAATGAAACTTATGAGGCACGAGATGAAACAATGGCTAAGTACCTCACCAAAGCTAAAAGATTAATCGCCTTGTTCAACAACGTGACCTTGACACATGTTCACAGGGGAAAGAATCAAGTTGCTAACGCGCTTAGCAAACTTGCTATGTCCGGGATGGAACACGAAGTAAGAATTGAAACGTTGTACACCCCTTCAACAACGGAAGGGGATGTATCAGCTACTAAGAGTGAAGAAGAGTGTTGGATGACGCCCCTCATAAAGTACTTGACAAAAGGGGAGCTGCCAGCCTCGTAAGGCGCGTCGAGAAAAGTACAAGCCAAAGCTTTGCAGGACGAGATGCAGGGCGGAAtgttataccgcaaatcatacctcaGATCACTCAT of Helianthus annuus cultivar XRQ/B chromosome 1, HanXRQr2.0-SUNRISE, whole genome shotgun sequence contains these proteins:
- the LOC110941595 gene encoding CBL-interacting serine/threonine-protein kinase 14, whose protein sequence is MPEIQYAGDESTSEKTLFGKYEVGRLLGYGAFAKVYHARDVHTEQSVAIKAINKQRIIKGGLAANVKREISIMRRLRHPNIVRLLEVLANKKKIFFVLEFAKGGELFNKVAKSRFSEDLSRRYFQQLISAVGYCHSRGIFHRDLKPENLLLDENWNLKVTDFGLSAVTEQIRPDGLLHTLCGTPAYVAPEILLKNGYDGAKVDIWSCGIILFVLNSGYLPFNDPNLMVMYKKICSGEFRVPRWTSPDLKRLLFRLLDTNPKTRITVDEIINDPWFRIGYTEVKFHHDYFELKDDDDDDDAVAVADANDSSSEGSELSSGGDNLKIMNAFDIISFSSGYKLSGLFDEQEDGERFLSEESPEKIVETVVAVAEGEGLTVVVRKQWCVKVVGGYKCNFAMVVELKRLTEQLVVVEVRVRESEVGPSNRIWKDKIRPGFLKNNLLYKTGPAGS
- the LOC110934329 gene encoding uncharacterized protein LOC110934329 is translated as MLMFVIGPVLSHKALKLTRNEFGGIKSRVEEIGLNIGSSTPPNLSRAIEDLTKLGVEENLRKHMNRYENLIEYFEGMKEDLKQMCNKLYRIEELVNGLQLEGLVDFWRIRKQIPLHGDELECMSQLMSEHRVVIDEFIKLEEKVERTRERIKLLMQQENR